The nucleotide sequence AATGGCCGGATGGATACGCTTCAGGCAGCCATTGTTCTGGAAAAATTCACTTTATTTCCCAACGAAATAAAATTGCGCAACAAAGCAGCTGCAAAATACAATGAATTGCTGGCTGAATGTGTTGTCACTCCCAGTACTCCTGAGGGCTATACGTCGGTGTGGGCTCAGTATTCAGTATTGGCCAAAAATGCTGAGGAGCGTCAAGCAATCCAAACCAGACTGAAGGATGCCGGTATCCCATCGGCAGTATACTATCCCAAGCCTTTACACCAGCAGACCGCCTTTGCCCATCTGGGTTATCAGGATGGTGATTTCCCCATCAGTGAAGAGATGAGCCAACGGATATTCAGTTTACCGATGTATCCCTACATTCCAGAAGAGGATATAGAGAAAATAGTAGAAGTGATAAGAAGATAGTTCAAGGTCGAAAGTCTGAAAGTCCAAGGTTAACAGCTCTATATGCAGATGGCTGATACTTTATGACCAAAGTCTCTACATTTGAAGAGTTACGAATCTGGCAGGAGGCAAGACTGCTTGCGAAAGATATTTATATCGCTAATAGCAGTGAGCAATCAAAGGGTGCAAAGGATTGGGGTTTTCGAAACCAGATTCAAACAGCGGTTGTTTCAATTACGAATAATATTGCTGAGGGCTTTGAACGGTCTTCAGATAAGGACTTTGCCAGATTCCTGGATATCGCGAAAGCCTCTTGTGGGGAAGCACGGAGTATGCTATATCTTGCTGAGGATTTGAATTACATAGCTGTCAACAAAGCACTAGAACTAAGAAATAAGTCGATTTCTATTTCAAAAGGTA is from Candidatus Neomarinimicrobiota bacterium and encodes:
- a CDS encoding four helix bundle protein, whose translation is MTKVSTFEELRIWQEARLLAKDIYIANSSEQSKGAKDWGFRNQIQTAVVSITNNIAEGFERSSDKDFARFLDIAKASCGEARSMLYLAEDLNYIAVNKALELRNKSISISKGISTLTKHLRKQPEI